Genomic DNA from candidate division Zixibacteria bacterium HGW-Zixibacteria-1:
GAATCCCAGACAATATTACCGGCGTACTTCTCGCCGCCCTCGGTAATAACCGTGCCATGCAGCTTCTTGCCGCCGTCGAAATCATTATAGGTCATATTGCCCGGAGGTTCCGAAAAATCCAGCCTGTCAAACCCGTCCCAGTTGACTCTCACCGATCCCAATTTTAAATCGGAAATAACAATCCCGCGATTGCCGCTGTCGATATCATTCGAGTCATCCATCTCCATCGTCTTGCCGTTTTTCAGTGTCACTTCCGCTGAACTCGATGACCTTCTCTCGATAGAAGCAATATTACTGAATTCGATTTTTCTTTTGCGGCGGCCTTCCCGCCCGTCGAGAATATCGCCGTCGAAGGTTTCATCCATATCCCAGCCGATATAGCCGCTGAATGTCTCTCCCCGCCGGGTGGTCAGGGTGCCGTAAAGTCTTTTTCCGAATGCCGACTCTTTTTTGGGGGCGTTCATAAACTCGATATGATCGATCTCATCCCAGTATATCTCGATAATACCCTCTTTGAGATCATCAATAAGTATTTCCCGGTTGTCTTCGCCGATATCGCCGGAACCGCCGCTCAGTTCCACTTCCTCACCCGATTTCAATTCAAGCATGACGGTGTTGTCCCCGGCCGGAGACAATTTGGCGATATGGCCCATTCTGATACCAGCTTCAGCGCTGGTGAAACTCCAGATATTGTCACCTTCGCTGTAAATGGTCATACCGAATATCTTTACCGACCTATCCCTCCGGTCATTATCACGCCGGCGATATTTCCGGTATTTCTTGCCCTCCAGCTCTTTGGTTCCATCAAGGAGATCACACCAGGATGCCTCATTCTTGTCCCAGCGAATGAAACCTTCCAGAACCTCATCATCAACCGTATAAATTTTGCCGTAAAGCTGCCCTTCGTCGGCCATGGCCACTGCGGACAGTATCAACAACCCCATTAAAGCGCCCAGGGAAATTACTACGGTTTTCATGCCGCTTACTCCTATTGATTAGTAATAGAGTTCCTTTACTTTATCTGACGGGATTAAGCCAAAAAAGTTGCATGATACGGGATTATATTGAGTTTCTTCGGAGCGGAAAAAGGATCCCGACTGAGAATCAGTCAAGTCCGGGGAAATTCGCATTCGGAAATCGAGGAAATTAAATGACCCTGATTCTACTTGATCAGAGCCATTTTGCGCACTTGTGAAGACTCGCTCGCGGTCATTTTGTAAAAATAAATTCCGCTCGGCGCCGTTTCGCCCCCTTTAAGCGAGCCATCCCAGACCAGTTTGTGCCTTCCGGCTGACAGGACATCATTATGGAGAACCACCACTTCCTGACCAAGAATATTATAGACGTTTATTTCAACATGCTCGGTTCTTGGCAGACTTATTTCAATAACGGTCCTCAGATTGAACGGGTTGGGATAATTTTGTCCAAGCGATATTTGCCTCGGAAGAACGGCATCGTGATCATCCGGCACATCGGTCGGATTGCCGATCATCATGGTTCCCGAAATGACTTTCGGAACCTGCTTGATTGATGATTCACCAAGAATATAACTGCCGGAACTGTCCGAATAAACGGTGTCGATAACATTGAAGGCATCGCTTTCGCCGGCCGTAAAAAATATATCGGCAATATGGTAGGTGCCGGCCGGGATGGTACTGTCATTCAGAACCGAGTCGGCGACACGAAAGCCGAATTCCCCGGTTCCGCCTGTTTGCACCGAGGTGTAATAGGTAACGAAATCCGGCAGGTTGGATTCATTAATAACAATTGAATCCAAAGCGGCGGTACTGCTGTCGTATCCGAACGGCACATAGCCGCCCCTGGCCGCCGAACTCAGTGTCAAATATACCGGTACCAGGCCGGTCAGGCCGGGCATGACATTGGTATTCATGAATTGTACCGTGTCCGAAGAGGACAGGAAAATATCGATCGGTATAAATACTTCCACATTGAATGAAGCACTGTCGATAATGCTTAAACCGGAGTGATGATAACCGGTTGCGAGCGTTGAAGTTTCGATTGTAATATTTATGGTGTCATTATCACTGCCGCTTGCCCGGTCAATATCGATCCAGTTGTCAGCCGGAATAGCTGTCCAGCCAAGACTTCCATCGCCGGAGTTTTGAATCCGGGTCAGCCCATTGAGCGTTGCGCCCGCCGTGGCATTAAATATAAATGAATCGGGAACCGGATCAATACAGGATAAGCCGTCCAAAAGCTCGGCATATACCCAGACCGTCTCGGGAGAATTGGCCGCCTCCGAAGATATAAATTCCACCGCCGCCGAATTATCTCCCGGTATTAAATCAGCGGTGCTGATATTGACAAAAAGTGTTTCACCTTGTGTTCCGTTGGTGGCATCAAGTGACATCCACGAGACACTTTCGGACGCGTTCCAGGTCAAAACACCGCTTCCGGAATTGTCGATAACAATCGGCTGCGGTTCGGGATCACCAAGCTTCTGGAGTATTCTGAATCGTACCGTATCAGGACTTAATTCCAGCAACGGCGCGGTGACCGTCAGCGCGACCGAAACGGCCCGTGAGGAGTCGCCTGCATCATTATCAATAAGCTTTATTTCACCGGTATAAGTACCGTATGACAAGGTGTCGGCGGCAATTGATATTTCGATATTGGCCGGTGTTATGCCTGTTGATGGTGTGACACTCAGCCAATCCGTTTCGGCGACCGCCGACCAGTTAATGGTTCCCAGCCCGTTGTTGCTCAGAGTGGCGGTCTGTGAAGCGGGCAGGCTTCCCCCCTCCTCCATGACGAAAGCAAGGCTCGCCGGCACGGGAATCAATCCCGGATTATTAAAATTTTTGATGGTGAGATATACGTCGAAATTACCGGCACGGTAATCGGCCCACGTAAACAGCAGCTTATATCCATCCGTGGCCACATCGGGTTGAAGCTGACGGCCGTCGATGTTTTCATGGACAAGGAAATTACTGCCGCTGGATAATCCATTATGATCGATAATTTGTGCCATGATATCATACTGACCCGATACCGAATCGGCCCAGACCACCGCCACATTTCCCAAATAATCGGCGCAGAGGGCAACGTCGCGCTGCGTTCGGCCGTTGTCATTGCCGTTGACTTTTCTGGAAAGCGCCAGAGCGGTTCCGGTCGAATCGAATCGTCTTAGATAGACATCCGGATTGGCCGGATAAACGCCGTTTCGCCAGTCGATCCAGCCGACATAAAAGCGTCCGCGCCCGTCCGCCGCGACATCGGGAAATGCCTGCTTGGCGCCGGTCAGGTCATCGCCAGCCCTGATATTCCCGCCGACCGCTGCGGCCAGCGAATCGAATCGCTGGAAAAATATATCATCATTGCCCAGTCTGTTATCATACCAGACCACCACAAAACCGCCGCCGCCAAGCGCCGCTACATGCGGTGAATGCTGCTGGGAGACGATTGTTTCGCTGTTGATTTTAAAACTGCTGCCGATCGGCGCGCCGGCCGAAGAAATTCGACGGCCATATATATCCCAGTTATTATTGCGATAATCGGCCCAGACGACAACCGCTGAGCCGCTCTTCAGGACCGCCGCATCGGGGGATTCACAAATAACATTGGTAAGTTCGGTGGTGACATTAAAGTTATTTTCAAAACCTGAACTATCCATAATTGACGCATATATATTGGGGCCAAAGGGATATTCGCCGTTGCGATAATCCTTCCAGACCGATAAATAATGACCCGAAGAAAAGGCCGCGACAGCCGGCTCCATCTGTATCGAGGAATTTATGTCATCATTCAGTTTCCGATTGGCGCCGTCTTTTATTCCGGAGGTATCTATTATTTGATAATAAATATCCGATTCGCCGTTTCTCTTATCGGTCCAGACGACAACCATGTCTCCATTGCGCCCCGAAGCGATACGCGGCTGATATTGGTCGCTGATCGTGTTATCATCATTGAGCTTAATGTCGTACAGGTCGGCGCCGGCGGCCTTTCCTGAGGCAAGGTGCAGGACGATGACGATTACAAATATAATTATGTACATACGGCGGCTTTTCATCGATAAACATAATAGCAATATCGATGCCCTTAACCGCCCCTTTAACAAAAGGAATTTGCCTGCTTTAATCCATTGAATATCAATGAGATTTGATGCGGGCCGGAAACTGTGCGGGGATTTTTTTTACGAACCTGAATTAAACAAGGAAAACAGTTCCAAATCTACCGGAACTGTTTTCCTCACTATACTTAATGTCAGGCGTAGAAACCTTAAGAGTCAATTATCTTTTTTTCTTTTTATGACGATCGGCTCTTCTGCGTTTTTTCCGTTTGTGCGTTTTAATTTTCTGACGTTTTCTCTTCTTACCGCTTGGCATTAAACCTCCATAACAGCATGAGCATACAAGCTATACGGGCAATTTCACAATCATGTTTTTGAATTCATTTGACGGTTTAAACACCGGCACTTTTCTTCCGGGAACAGGAACTACATCGCCTGTCCGTGGATTTCTCGCCTTACGTTCTTTTCTCAGTTTAACCTTGAAAGTCCCAAAGCCGCGGATTTCGATATTGTTTCCGGTCTCCATCGACTTTTTGACGGTATCCAGGAAAGCATCAACGACAACGGCAACATCTGTCCGGGTCAGCCCGGTTCTTTCGGCAACCTTTTCCACCAGATCTGCCTTGGTCATCTTTTATCCTCCCTCTTCTCTTGCTGGTTTATTTTTAACAACTATTTTCTCCAACCCAGCACTTCAGTTCCCCCGTCCCCGATTGTTTATTTTTACTTAAGCTAACTAGGAGCTGATACTGAAATTACAAAATGATTATTCGTAAGTCAATAGTTTTTATTAATTTAATATAAATACATTACGCGGGGGCCGCCGACCTCGCCCGCGGCATATTCCCGAACATTTCCCGCCAGGGAGCCCAGAATATCGAAAAAGCCCGGCTTTGGCTTGACTTCCCTGACCAGTCTGGGTTTTCCCTCGATTCCGGCCATATCGGCTGCCAGCCGAACCGCATCCTCAAAGCCACCAAGAGTGTCGACCAGCTTGAGAGCCAGCGCCTGACGGCCGCTGAAAATCGAACCATCGGCTATTTTATAGACCTCTTCCCGCTCTATCCCGCGGCCCTCACTGACCACATCGACAAACTGCTCATAAGTATCGGTAATCATGGAAGTCAGCATTTTTCGTTCATTCTCTGTCATGGCTTTGTTAAAGGCCCCGACATCTTTGAGTTCGCCCGATTTGACCGTTTCATAGCTGACACCGATCTTATCAAGAAGTTTACCGATCGTCGGAAATTGAATGATAACGCCGATCGATCCGGTCATTGTGCCCGGATTGGCCATGATTTTATCGGCCGCGCAGGCTATTAA
This window encodes:
- a CDS encoding integration host factor subunit beta, with the protein product MTKADLVEKVAERTGLTRTDVAVVVDAFLDTVKKSMETGNNIEIRGFGTFKVKLRKERKARNPRTGDVVPVPGRKVPVFKPSNEFKNMIVKLPV
- the sppA gene encoding signal peptide peptidase SppA, with amino-acid sequence MARKRDVVIAVIIIFTFVIAIGFFGLMFLGAYYADDGVDLGGFREKIAVVEVYGGIYESASIIRQLKKWGESNSIRAIILHIDSPGGAVAPSQEIYEEILRVRNEDSKPVIVAMSSVAASGGYLIACAADKIMANPGTMTGSIGVIIQFPTIGKLLDKIGVSYETVKSGELKDVGAFNKAMTENERKMLTSMITDTYEQFVDVVSEGRGIEREEVYKIADGSIFSGRQALALKLVDTLGGFEDAVRLAADMAGIEGKPRLVREVKPKPGFFDILGSLAGNVREYAAGEVGGPRVMYLY